Proteins from a single region of Saccharospirillaceae bacterium:
- a CDS encoding TonB-dependent receptor, with protein MNKHVGALQIGGLLSLLVAWDVSFAQDESANLPFNLSDIVVTAGRIERPLADTPVRTQLLDNATIEKLHTRDLRDALRIMPGVQLREVHGKTGEQVYLQGFDGNRVLILIDGLPVTATTGSTVDVSQVSSLDIERIEIVPGAGSSQYGSAAMGGVINVITRKAESRSGGRIRADVGTFGEREIQGDNHPGERHLAADVHSELAGFNWKLSVDQRQADDFDLDKDTYRSNGFNGEKSNYQVGVSHQSESMDHRLILKRFIEDTAYRTEAKGNFKAKKFEQLDRDHVSLHNQWSLSEAHSLAFSGLYESQQDKSDQLKNDPLITAGNLYRDAKTHQKKATFQWRWLPQQWGAGLASVVSGVEWYQEDLSQNKAEVKLSATQDSGVKQVDDLGNGTYLHHTEEVKLETRSTTEAFVQSTVPLNNDSELSLGTRWQNDSRFGNHTAPSLNIRHGFEMNEWSVQLRGGVAAGYRAPNLKESYFEFDHSVNGYKVLGSEDLTPEKSRSVQTSLNITDNNSINVEFSAFHNRITDLIEAVDTGRREDNGRVAIYQSTNFPEAMTRGYGVSVQHSPIAGFQQQISFNYLDSRDLEKHQALPNRSRRSIKLLLLWDISYRWNITLSGEYQSEFYTDVEKRNISPGYQRWDVKTDFNLNKTFGLYGGINNFNDIVRNTNNASDRRPSRGRFPYVGLSYSF; from the coding sequence ATGAATAAGCATGTTGGTGCGCTTCAAATAGGGGGACTACTCTCTCTGCTTGTTGCCTGGGATGTCTCGTTTGCTCAGGATGAGTCTGCAAATCTACCGTTTAACCTGTCTGATATTGTGGTGACAGCGGGGCGTATTGAACGTCCACTGGCCGATACGCCGGTCAGAACGCAATTGCTGGATAACGCGACCATTGAAAAACTGCACACCCGCGATTTACGCGACGCACTGCGCATCATGCCTGGTGTGCAATTGCGGGAGGTTCATGGCAAAACCGGTGAGCAGGTCTACTTGCAGGGCTTTGATGGCAATCGGGTATTGATCTTGATCGATGGGCTGCCTGTGACTGCCACAACCGGCTCAACTGTGGACGTGTCGCAGGTTTCTTCACTGGATATTGAGCGCATTGAAATTGTTCCCGGTGCGGGTTCTTCACAATACGGCAGTGCGGCCATGGGCGGGGTCATTAATGTAATAACCCGGAAAGCTGAGAGCCGCTCTGGTGGGCGTATTCGTGCTGACGTGGGTACGTTTGGTGAGCGAGAGATTCAGGGAGATAACCACCCAGGTGAGCGACATCTGGCAGCCGATGTTCACAGTGAGTTGGCTGGCTTCAACTGGAAACTGAGCGTTGATCAGCGCCAGGCCGATGACTTTGATCTGGACAAAGATACTTACCGCAGCAACGGATTTAATGGCGAAAAAAGTAACTATCAAGTCGGTGTCAGTCATCAGAGCGAGTCAATGGATCATAGGTTGATATTGAAACGTTTCATTGAAGATACTGCTTACCGCACCGAAGCCAAGGGGAATTTTAAGGCAAAGAAATTCGAACAACTGGATCGCGACCACGTCAGCTTGCATAACCAGTGGTCGTTATCAGAAGCACATTCTCTGGCGTTCTCAGGTTTGTATGAAAGCCAGCAGGATAAATCGGATCAGTTAAAGAATGATCCTTTGATCACCGCAGGCAATCTGTATCGTGATGCGAAAACACATCAGAAAAAAGCCACCTTTCAATGGCGCTGGTTACCACAGCAATGGGGGGCGGGTCTGGCATCAGTGGTCAGTGGTGTGGAATGGTATCAGGAAGACTTATCGCAGAATAAAGCTGAAGTAAAATTGTCTGCGACTCAGGATTCCGGAGTAAAACAAGTTGATGACCTTGGTAACGGCACGTATTTACACCATACCGAGGAAGTAAAACTTGAAACCCGCAGCACAACCGAAGCCTTTGTTCAGAGTACCGTCCCACTGAACAACGACAGTGAGTTGTCATTGGGTACTCGTTGGCAAAACGACAGTCGCTTTGGGAATCACACAGCGCCCAGCCTGAATATACGCCACGGCTTTGAAATGAATGAATGGAGCGTTCAGCTACGCGGTGGTGTGGCCGCTGGTTATCGGGCACCGAATCTGAAAGAAAGTTATTTCGAGTTCGACCACAGTGTTAATGGTTACAAAGTATTGGGGTCGGAAGATCTGACACCCGAGAAGTCCCGTAGTGTTCAGACATCGTTGAATATTACCGATAATAATTCTATTAACGTTGAATTCTCCGCCTTTCATAACCGTATTACAGATCTTATTGAAGCCGTAGATACTGGTCGTCGTGAAGATAATGGTAGGGTTGCTATTTATCAATCAACCAATTTCCCTGAAGCCATGACTCGTGGCTATGGTGTGAGTGTTCAGCACTCGCCTATAGCGGGTTTTCAACAGCAGATTTCGTTTAATTATCTTGATTCACGTGATCTGGAAAAACATCAGGCGCTACCCAACCGATCGCGACGAAGTATTAAATTATTGCTGCTTTGGGACATCAGCTATCGCTGGAATATAACGTTATCCGGTGAATATCAGAGTGAATTTTATACCGACGTAGAGAAACGCAATATCAGTCCGGGATATCAACGCTGGGACGTAAAAACAGATTTTAATCTGAATAAAACATTCGGGTTATACGGTGGCATTAATAATTTTAATGACATTGTTCGCAACACTAATAACGCATCCGACAGACGGCCTAGTCGTGGCCGATTCCCTTATGTCGGTTTGTCCTATTCCTTTTAG